The Candidatus Nitrosymbiomonas proteolyticus genome has a segment encoding these proteins:
- a CDS encoding ABC-2 family transporter protein, with product MRVIYSIAATTVGEAIRRRVLLIILLIGLLLLSIIPGLSVLTARSQLSAIVSTMYAVLQGTSVLIAIILSIYMIPNEIERRTIYTILSKPVQRWQFLVGKYLGAVFALGLMMGLMTVVMLVLFYISQRPDMAKLAELAKGPVLYFVQVSLLAAVAIFFSTFVAPLVNFFLSIGLFMVGTILNPLYDSYSKSAEVPMFIKSASGIVLSILPNFSNYDVKNPIIHPEQEIGNETVYYLVATGYGLLYIGALLVAAILVFDRREV from the coding sequence ATGAGAGTGATCTATTCGATCGCCGCGACGACGGTCGGCGAGGCCATTCGGCGAAGGGTTCTCCTCATAATCCTCTTGATCGGGCTTCTCCTGCTCTCGATCATCCCGGGGCTCAGCGTGCTCACCGCGAGGTCTCAGCTTTCCGCGATCGTCAGCACGATGTATGCGGTGCTTCAAGGCACGAGCGTTCTCATCGCGATCATCCTGTCGATCTACATGATCCCGAACGAGATCGAGCGCAGGACCATCTATACGATCCTCTCGAAACCGGTCCAGCGCTGGCAGTTCTTGGTCGGAAAGTACTTGGGGGCGGTGTTTGCACTCGGACTCATGATGGGTCTGATGACAGTCGTGATGCTGGTGCTGTTTTATATCAGCCAGCGGCCGGACATGGCCAAACTCGCGGAGCTTGCCAAAGGACCGGTCTTGTACTTTGTTCAGGTGAGCTTGCTCGCGGCGGTCGCGATCTTCTTCTCGACCTTCGTGGCTCCGCTCGTCAACTTCTTCCTGAGCATCGGGCTGTTCATGGTCGGCACGATCCTGAACCCGCTCTATGATTCCTATTCGAAGAGCGCCGAGGTGCCGATGTTCATCAAGTCGGCTTCCGGCATCGTGCTGTCGATTCTGCCGAACTTTTCGAACTACGACGTAAAGAACCCGATCATCCACCCGGAACAAGAGATCGGGAACGAGACCGTGTACTACCTTGTCGCGACCGGATACGGGCTCCTTTACATCGGGGCGCTGTTGGTCGCGGCGATCCTTGTGTTCGATCGGCGAGAGGTCTGA
- a CDS encoding ABC-type multidrug transport system, ATPase component, translating into MGAAIETRELTKTYKSRGGEVNVVDKLNLEVEEGEIFGFLGPNGAGKTTTIKMLLGIIYPTSGEAFVLDREIGDMDVHRVISYLPERPYYYEHMTGLELLRFYASLFGIHDDEKCRALLQKVNLHNDMTKTLSQYSKGMQQRVGLAQSLLNDPKLLFLDEPTGGLDPIAHTEIRDLILQFRDEGRTVFISSHELSEVERICDRVAIINFGKLERQGRLEDLLRGGRIEIIATSVPKEFAEKLPQTDSTVSWHEGRLIVDMPESEDVNDVIDGLRGKKAEIVSIIPRRKRLEDLFVETVRDSGGRV; encoded by the coding sequence TTGGGCGCTGCCATTGAGACAAGAGAGCTGACGAAGACGTACAAGTCGCGCGGAGGGGAAGTCAACGTCGTTGACAAGTTGAATCTGGAGGTCGAAGAAGGCGAGATCTTCGGGTTCCTCGGTCCGAACGGAGCCGGGAAGACGACCACCATCAAAATGCTCTTGGGCATTATTTACCCGACCTCGGGCGAGGCGTTCGTTCTGGACCGAGAGATCGGCGACATGGACGTTCATCGGGTGATCAGTTACCTTCCGGAGCGGCCTTACTACTACGAGCACATGACCGGGCTGGAGCTTCTTCGCTTCTACGCATCGCTCTTCGGCATCCACGACGACGAGAAGTGCCGGGCCCTGCTTCAAAAGGTGAACCTCCACAACGACATGACGAAGACGCTGTCGCAGTATTCGAAGGGTATGCAGCAGCGGGTGGGACTGGCGCAAAGCCTCCTCAACGACCCCAAGCTGCTGTTCTTGGACGAGCCCACCGGTGGCCTCGACCCGATCGCCCATACAGAGATTCGCGACCTCATTCTGCAATTCCGCGACGAGGGACGCACGGTCTTCATTTCGAGCCACGAGTTGAGCGAGGTCGAACGGATTTGCGATCGCGTGGCGATCATCAACTTCGGCAAGCTCGAACGGCAGGGCAGGCTCGAAGACCTTCTGCGGGGAGGCCGAATCGAGATCATCGCGACCAGCGTCCCCAAGGAGTTCGCCGAGAAGTTGCCGCAGACGGATTCGACCGTTTCGTGGCACGAGGGGAGGCTCATCGTCGATATGCCGGAAAGTGAGGACGTGAACGACGTGATCGATGGCTTGCGAGGCAAGAAGGCTGAGATCGTCAGCATCATCCCTCGTCGTAAACGGCTTGAAGACCTGTTCGTCGAGACCGTTCGCGATTCGGGGGGCCGAGTATGA